In the genome of Dermacentor silvarum isolate Dsil-2018 chromosome 1, BIME_Dsil_1.4, whole genome shotgun sequence, one region contains:
- the LOC119436982 gene encoding uncharacterized protein LOC119436982: MSTLEYRDSPHRAPQETLYGYCWCRSVADKVHSLKTACCDALVRDACVLLRVLPSLPVTFIPDLLARAVEDGRDRAAQLLVSFWPDSSLDLPAVLGGTCPIIHHPKRVVATTAIVRAFVELSLKGDKDDLCSLNVTGFQVGPELLEFVERKMAVFSRKESWSSPRYLQCDFFIGEPHSFDVFTSLLQHRLSKKVLLFEIRNLEVEGVGEARLLQLLDMLDSDALTGLSVAYNSLQNQGLLRISEQLRRFRGLVALDLSSNGVRRGDVRHYDYLSDTIRVMPRLRRLNIKSCRIGGYLNTLVARCSREITHLDLSACGLRQQDLRVIGRFHNLTSLLLSDNNFFNMVAELINVLFVLERLQVMHLSNCELRADSFSVLWESLRVSGSNLRSLDLTWNKLSEDNLAVIVGDLEAGWLPALVHLLLPVPSNPSPAYFELIKRLEAVSPHLKVQPDLV, translated from the coding sequence ATGTCTACGCTGGAATACCGAGACTCGCCGCACCGAGCACCGCAGGAAACACTTTACGGATACTGCTGGTGCCGCAGTGTCGCCGACAAAGTACACAGCTTGAAAACAGCATGCTGCGACGCGCTTGTTCGAGACGCCTGTGTCCTACTTCGCGTCCTGCCCTCCCTGCCAGTCACTTTCATTCCCGATCTTCTTGCGAGAGCCGTCGAAGATGGACGGGACAGAGCTGCGCAACTTCTGGTCTCTTTTTGGCCTGATAGTTCGCTCGATCTGCCTGCCGTTCTCGGTGGAACGTGCCCTATCATTCACCACCCAAAACGCGTTGTGGCGACGACAGCTATTGTGCGGGCGTTTGTAGAGCTCTCACTGAAAGGAGACAAAGATGACCTGTGCTCTCTAAACGTCACAGGCTTCCAGGTGGGTCCCGAACTGTTGGAGTTTGTCGAACGCAAGATGGCTGTGTTCTCGAGGAAGGAGTCGTGGAGCAGTCCGCGCTACCTACAGTGCGACTTCTTCATTGGTGAGCCACACTCGTTCGACGTCTTCACTTCCCTTTTGCAACACCGGCTGAGCAAGAAAGTTCTACTGTTTGAAATTCGCAACCTGGAAGTCGAGGGCGTCGGTGAAGCGAGGCTGCTGCAGCTCCTCGATATGCTCGACTCGGACGCGCTCACGGGCCTCAGTGTGGCGTACAACTCTCTTCAGAACCAAGGGTTGTTGCGGATTTCAGAGCAGCTGCGGCGCTTCCGTGGACTCGTCGCACTCGATTTGTCGTCCAACGGCGTCCGCCGCGGAGACGTACGGCACTACGACTACCTTTCGGACACCATTCGAGTCATGCCACGCCTACGGCGACTCAACATCAAAAGCTGCCGCATCGGCGGCTACCTGAACACGCTCGTAGCGCGCTGTTCTCGTGAGATCACTCACTTGGACTTGAGTGCTTGCGGCCTGCGACAACAGGACCTCAGGGTCATTGGCCGCTTTCACAACCTGACCAGCCTGTTGCTGTCGGACAACAACTTCTTCAACATGGTTGCGGAACTGATCAACGTACTGTTTGTGTTAGAACGCCTGCAAGTAATGCACCTGTCCAACTGCGAACTGCGAGCCGACAGCTTTAGTGTTCTTTGGGAATCGCTGAGGGTTTCAGGCAGCAATTTGCGCTCGCTCGACCTCACGTGGAACAAACTCTCGGAGGACAACCTTGCAGTGATTGTAGGCGACCTCGAAGCCGGTTGGCTGCCTGCTTTAGTTCACCTTTTGCTTCCTGTCCCAAGCAATCCTAGCCCCGCCTACTTTGAACTTATAAAGCGCTTGGAAGCAGTAAGCCCGCATCTTAAGGTGCAGCCTGACCTAGTCTAA